Proteins found in one Choloepus didactylus isolate mChoDid1 chromosome 3, mChoDid1.pri, whole genome shotgun sequence genomic segment:
- the LOC119529305 gene encoding proliferation-associated protein 2G4-like, which produces MSGEDEQQEQTIAEDLVVTKYKMGGDIANRVLRSLVEASSSGVSVLSLCEKGDAMIMEETGKIFKKEKEMKKGIAFPTGISVNNCVCHFFPLKSDQDYILKEGDLVKIHLGVHVDGFIANVAHTFVVDAAKGTPVTGRKADVIKAAHLCAEAALRLVKPGNQNTQVTEAWNKVVHSFNCTPIEGMLSHQLKQHVIDGEKTIIQNPTDQQKKDHEKAEFEVHEVYAVDVLARSGEGKAKDAGQRTTIYKRDPSKQYGLKMKTSRAFFSEVERRFDAMPFTLRAFEDEKKAWMGVVECAKHELLQPFNVLYEKEGEFVAQFKFTVLLMPNGPMRITSGPFEPDLYKSEMEVQDAELKALLQSSASQKTQKKKKKKASKTAENATSGETLEENDTGD; this is translated from the coding sequence atGTCGGGCGAGGACGAGCAGCAAGAGCAAACTATCGCCGAGGACCTGGTCGTGACCAAGTATAAGATGGGGGGCGACATCGCCAACCGGGTACTTCGGTCTTTGGTGGAAGCATCCAGCTCGGGTGTGTCGGTACTAAGCCTGTGTGAGAAAGGTGATGCCATGATTATGGAAGAAACAGGGAAAATcttcaagaaagaaaaggaaatgaagaaaggtATTGCCTTCCCCACCGGCATTTCAGTAAATAACTGTGTATGTCACTTCTTCCCTTTGAAGAGCGACCAGGACTATATTCTTAAGGAAGGTGACTTGGTAAAAATTCACCTTGGGGTCCATGTGGATGGTTTCATCGCTAATGTGGCTCACACTTTTGTGGTTGACGCAGCTAAGGGGACCCCAGTAACAGGGCGGAAAGCAGATGTCATTAAGGCAGCTCACCTTTGTGCTGAGGCTGCCTTACGCCTGGTCAAACCTGGAAACCAAAACACACAAGTGACAGAAGCCTGGAACAAAGTTGTCCATTCATTTAATTGCACGCCAATAGAAGGTATGCTGTCACACCAATTGAAGCAGCATGTCATCGATGGAGAGAAAACCATTATCCAGAACCCCACAGATCAGCAGAAGAAGGACCATGAAAAGGCTGAATTTGAGGTACATGAAGTATATGCTGTGGATGTACTTGCCCGCTCAGGAGAGGGCAAGGCTAAGGATGCAGGACAGAGAACTACCATTTACAAACGAGACCCCTCTAAACAATATGGCCTGAAAATGAAAACTTCACGTGCCTTCTTCAGTGAGGTGGAAAGACGTTTCGATGCCATGCCATTTACTTTAAGAGCATTTGAAGATGAGAAGAAGGCCTGGATGGGGGTGGTAGAGTGCGCCAAACATGAACTGCTACAACCATTTAATGTTCTCTATGAGAAGGAGGGTGAATTTGTTGCCCAgtttaaatttacagttctgctCATGCCCAATGGTCCCATGCGGATAACCAGTGGTCCCTTCGAGCCTGACCTCTACAAGTCTGAAATGGAGGTCCAGGATGCAGAGCTAAAggccctcctccagagttctgcaagtcagaaaacccagaaaaagaaaaaaaagaaggcctCCAAGACTGCAGAGAATGCCACCAGTGGGGAAACACTAGAAGAGAATGACACTGGGGACTGA